A single Marinitoga aeolica DNA region contains:
- a CDS encoding DUF1015 domain-containing protein → MSIIRPFKGLRPRKDIVEEFSCPPYDVLEENEVKEIVSKHPNSFLRVTRAEVDFENEIDPHSEIVYKKAKENLDQFKKDGILIEEKEPALYLYRETWQGHSQTGIFATFSVEEYQSGLIKKHELTRQDKEDDRTKHIMILEAQTGPVFLTFKSENKIKELINEGVEKAEKIYDFIDEKEVHHELWVLTQKDLIKKLEGAFEKVEALYIADGHHRAAAASRTREILKSKNPLHTGNEEYNYFMAVVFPHDELKILDYNRVVKDLNGLSDDEFMNKISEHFEIIDAPESPYKPKSKHEFGMYINKKWYILKAKNEIIDENDPVKQLDVYILQNYLLAPILGIENPRKDPRIHFLGGIRGVKALEEWIDEKEWKVAFSMFPTSIEELMAVADDNKTMPPKSTWFEPKLRSGLLIHEI, encoded by the coding sequence GTGTCTATTATTAGACCTTTTAAAGGGTTGCGACCAAGAAAAGATATTGTTGAAGAATTTTCATGTCCGCCTTATGATGTTTTAGAAGAAAATGAAGTTAAAGAAATTGTTTCTAAACATCCAAACAGTTTTTTAAGGGTTACCAGAGCAGAAGTAGATTTTGAAAATGAGATTGATCCTCATAGTGAAATAGTATATAAAAAAGCTAAAGAAAATTTAGATCAGTTTAAAAAAGACGGTATATTAATAGAGGAAAAAGAACCCGCACTTTATTTATATAGAGAAACGTGGCAAGGACATTCACAAACAGGTATTTTTGCTACTTTTTCTGTAGAAGAATATCAAAGTGGTTTAATAAAAAAACATGAATTAACAAGACAAGATAAAGAAGACGATAGAACAAAACATATTATGATTTTAGAAGCTCAAACCGGACCTGTATTTTTAACTTTCAAATCTGAAAATAAAATAAAAGAATTAATTAATGAAGGTGTTGAAAAAGCTGAAAAAATTTATGATTTTATTGATGAAAAAGAAGTTCATCATGAATTATGGGTTCTAACTCAAAAAGATTTGATAAAAAAATTAGAGGGCGCTTTCGAAAAAGTAGAAGCGTTATACATTGCAGATGGACATCATAGAGCTGCAGCTGCTTCAAGAACAAGGGAAATATTAAAATCCAAAAATCCATTACATACCGGAAATGAAGAATATAATTATTTTATGGCTGTAGTTTTTCCACATGATGAATTAAAAATATTAGATTACAACAGAGTTGTTAAAGATTTAAATGGACTATCCGATGATGAATTTATGAATAAGATTTCTGAACATTTTGAAATTATAGATGCTCCAGAAAGCCCATATAAACCAAAATCCAAGCATGAATTTGGAATGTATATAAATAAAAAATGGTATATATTAAAAGCAAAGAATGAAATAATAGATGAAAATGATCCTGTTAAACAATTAGATGTATATATCTTACAAAATTATTTATTAGCTCCTATACTGGGAATAGAAAACCCTAGAAAAGACCCAAGAATTCACTTTTTAGGTGGTATTAGAGGCGTTAAAGCATTAGAAGAATGGATAGATGAAAAAGAATGGAAAGTAGCTTTTTCAATGTTCCCAACATCTATTGAGGAATTAATGGCTGTTGCTGATGATAATAAAACCATGCCTCCAAAATCAACTTGGTTTGAACCAAAATTAAGATCAGGATTATTAATTCATGAAATATAA
- the ybeY gene encoding rRNA maturation RNase YbeY has product MKINIFNEQKIKNIDINKLKNIAKNVLLKEVGEGNYELNILITDNKNIKYYNEEYRKKEGPTDVLSFEYGLDKDVIGDIIISVEKIEEQAPEFGNTFEEEFFYILIHGILHICGYDHIDENEKREMFDLQDKYFKELF; this is encoded by the coding sequence TTGAAAATTAATATATTTAATGAACAAAAAATTAAAAATATCGATATAAATAAATTAAAAAATATTGCAAAAAATGTCTTACTCAAAGAAGTTGGTGAAGGAAATTATGAATTAAATATTCTTATTACTGACAATAAAAATATAAAATATTACAATGAAGAATATAGAAAAAAAGAAGGCCCCACTGATGTTTTATCTTTTGAATATGGATTAGACAAAGACGTTATTGGTGACATTATAATTTCAGTTGAAAAGATTGAAGAGCAAGCACCTGAATTTGGAAATACTTTTGAAGAAGAATTTTTTTATATTTTAATTCATGGTATTCTTCATATCTGCGGATATGACCACATTGATGAAAATGAAAAAAGAGAAATGTTTGATCTCCAAGACAAATATTTTAAAGAATTATTTTAA
- a CDS encoding HDIG domain-containing metalloprotein, producing the protein MDKNEIYMNIFLFFNFFLLQIFTEILLWHNFTWSFLFNFTIIFMPFWFFITQYLIKKDKMFNLHPANYWLSFLIILDLGIIINIFSLKYFSDPSITPLFVAVTITLMMNFYLGFLSSLVFAFYFSFLIGSPLKTFISLFIIGLTSAYLSKKIYSRVRIVIPFLGATISQIIIYLIYKDFEYLAIPQIFISNLVQMLFVLGVLPYLEYITRIYSDIGLLELGNLNHPLLRKLSLNASGTYYHSLIIANLVESAAESINANPILLRVGAYFHDIGKSLRPLFFTENQRGINPHDKINPKLSALILNLHVTKGKELAKKYKLPILIEDLIVQHHGTRIKRYFFHKNMESNENLPPDLFKYPGPIPQFKEAAILMIADNIEAITRSMKEINKKNIEEKIDNLIQDLFFEGQLDDCGLTLGEIKKIAHSMTETILNMNHSRISYPEIPKELLKEVNKIEN; encoded by the coding sequence ATGGACAAAAATGAGATATACATGAATATCTTTTTATTTTTTAACTTTTTCTTATTGCAAATATTTACAGAAATTCTATTATGGCATAACTTTACGTGGAGTTTTCTATTTAACTTCACGATAATTTTTATGCCATTCTGGTTTTTTATTACACAATATTTGATAAAAAAGGATAAAATGTTTAATTTGCATCCTGCAAATTACTGGTTATCTTTTTTAATAATATTAGACTTAGGGATTATTATTAATATTTTCTCCTTAAAATATTTTTCTGATCCTTCCATTACACCTTTATTTGTTGCTGTGACAATCACCCTTATGATGAATTTTTATTTAGGCTTTTTATCTTCTCTTGTTTTTGCTTTTTATTTTTCTTTTTTAATTGGTTCTCCACTAAAAACTTTTATTTCTCTTTTTATAATTGGTTTAACAAGCGCTTATTTAAGCAAAAAAATATATTCAAGAGTTAGAATAGTTATACCATTTTTAGGAGCTACTATTTCTCAAATAATAATTTATTTAATATATAAAGATTTTGAATATTTAGCCATACCTCAAATTTTTATATCTAATCTTGTTCAAATGTTATTTGTACTAGGTGTGTTACCTTATTTAGAGTACATAACTCGAATATATTCCGACATTGGTCTTTTAGAATTAGGAAATTTAAATCATCCTTTATTACGAAAACTTTCATTAAATGCTTCTGGTACTTATTATCATAGTCTAATTATTGCTAATCTAGTTGAAAGTGCAGCAGAATCTATAAATGCAAATCCTATTCTTCTAAGAGTTGGAGCTTATTTTCATGATATTGGAAAATCATTAAGACCTTTATTTTTCACAGAAAATCAAAGGGGCATTAATCCGCATGATAAAATAAATCCTAAATTAAGCGCTTTAATATTAAACCTTCATGTTACCAAAGGAAAAGAATTAGCAAAAAAATATAAATTACCTATATTAATAGAAGATTTGATAGTTCAACATCATGGAACAAGAATAAAAAGATACTTTTTTCATAAAAATATGGAATCAAATGAAAATCTACCTCCTGATTTATTTAAATACCCTGGTCCTATTCCTCAATTTAAAGAGGCTGCTATATTAATGATTGCTGATAATATAGAAGCTATTACAAGAAGTATGAAAGAAATTAACAAAAAAAATATTGAAGAGAAAATAGATAATTTAATACAGGATCTTTTTTTTGAAGGTCAATTGGACGATTGCGGTTTAACTTTGGGAGAAATTAAAAAAATTGCACATTCAATGACAGAAACTATATTAAATATGAATCATTCAAGAATTAGTTATCCTGAGATTCCAAAAGAATTGCTTAAAGAGGTGAATAAAATTGAAAATTAA
- a CDS encoding PhoH family protein yields MEVIVIKDYLTIPEDIELTEIFGTYNNRVKYLKNKFNVQISYLENKIILNGGKKKNIDKVKNILKEIIEITSNSHLLDWTEFQYIVSLYETEKDLIKSNKSDYNKVVNTTVSGLRVQAKTYGQSDYIKTMKENDIVFCIGPAGTGKTYLAVAMAVEFLKTGRVQRIILTRPAVEAGEKLGFLPGTLYDKVDPYLRPLYDSLMDFISADKVIEYKEKGIIEVVPLAYMRGRTLNNAFIILDEAQNSTYYQMKMFLTRIGFNSRAVVTGDTTQIDLENKKDSGLLIVQHILKNIKGISFIELTENDVVRNPLVKEIIKAYDKFERIKGEKDGQK; encoded by the coding sequence ATAGAGGTGATTGTTATAAAAGATTATTTAACTATTCCTGAGGATATAGAACTAACTGAAATATTTGGTACTTATAATAATAGGGTTAAATATTTAAAAAATAAATTCAATGTTCAAATTTCTTATCTGGAAAATAAAATAATTTTAAACGGAGGGAAGAAAAAAAATATTGATAAAGTAAAAAATATATTAAAAGAAATTATAGAAATTACGTCTAATAGTCATCTACTTGATTGGACAGAATTTCAATATATTGTTTCTCTATACGAAACAGAAAAAGATTTAATTAAATCAAACAAAAGTGATTATAATAAAGTTGTTAATACAACAGTAAGTGGGCTAAGAGTTCAGGCAAAAACTTATGGCCAATCAGACTATATAAAAACTATGAAAGAAAATGATATTGTATTTTGTATAGGTCCAGCCGGAACAGGAAAAACATATTTAGCAGTTGCTATGGCCGTCGAATTTTTAAAAACTGGTAGAGTTCAAAGAATTATTTTAACAAGACCCGCTGTAGAAGCTGGAGAAAAATTAGGATTTTTGCCTGGTACTTTATATGACAAAGTTGATCCATATCTAAGACCCTTATATGATTCGCTGATGGATTTTATCAGTGCTGATAAAGTTATAGAATATAAAGAAAAAGGAATAATAGAGGTTGTTCCGTTAGCTTATATGAGAGGTAGAACTTTAAATAATGCTTTTATCATATTAGATGAAGCTCAAAACAGCACGTATTATCAGATGAAGATGTTTTTAACAAGAATAGGGTTTAATTCAAGAGCTGTAGTGACTGGAGATACTACACAAATAGATCTTGAAAATAAAAAAGATTCTGGTTTATTGATTGTGCAACATATATTAAAAAATATCAAAGGAATAAGTTTTATTGAGCTTACTGAAAATGATGTTGTTAGAAACCCTTTAGTTAAAGAAATTATAAAAGCATATGATAAATTTGAAAGAATAAAAGGTGAAAAAGATGGACAAAAATGA
- a CDS encoding 2-hydroxyacid dehydrogenase: MKLLFLHKHNSYWDKKINELKKHFSEIEIIFPGKHKKTKEELLEIADGIIGGFITEKELEIAKNLKIIFVPFAGVEQLPMQKLKEKKVIISNAHGNGKYVAERAVALALTLLGKIVPFHNDLKKGIWHGFTVGESIFDSWTSIQGMNIGILGFGSIGQNIAKFLKNFDTHIYILKNKKIDYLPKNVDKVYYDIDKILNDSEMIFLTLPLTEKTYEIIDEKRLMKMKGKYLINVGRGRLIHEEGLYRAIQKNILKGVALDVWFNYPTTNNKNIMPSRFPIWEFNNVVLSPHVGGYSYHATTAGIDYTIENIKNYLKFGVPLSIVDYDKKY, from the coding sequence TTGAAACTTTTATTTTTACACAAACATAACTCGTACTGGGATAAAAAAATTAATGAATTAAAAAAACATTTCTCTGAAATAGAAATTATCTTTCCAGGAAAACATAAAAAAACAAAAGAAGAATTATTAGAAATTGCAGATGGAATAATTGGTGGATTTATCACTGAAAAGGAATTAGAAATTGCGAAAAATTTAAAGATTATATTTGTTCCTTTTGCAGGTGTCGAACAATTACCAATGCAAAAACTAAAAGAAAAAAAAGTTATAATTTCCAATGCACACGGAAACGGGAAATATGTTGCTGAAAGAGCCGTAGCTTTAGCCTTAACTCTTTTAGGTAAAATTGTTCCTTTTCATAATGATTTAAAAAAAGGGATATGGCATGGTTTCACTGTTGGTGAATCTATATTCGATTCCTGGACATCTATCCAAGGAATGAATATTGGAATTTTAGGATTTGGTTCAATTGGACAAAATATAGCAAAATTTTTAAAAAATTTTGATACACATATTTATATTTTAAAAAATAAGAAAATCGATTATTTGCCAAAAAATGTTGATAAAGTTTATTATGATATTGATAAGATTTTAAATGATAGTGAAATGATATTTTTGACTTTACCATTAACAGAAAAAACATATGAAATAATTGATGAAAAGCGTTTAATGAAAATGAAAGGAAAATATTTAATAAATGTAGGAAGAGGCCGTTTAATTCATGAAGAGGGATTATACCGTGCAATTCAAAAAAATATATTAAAAGGCGTGGCTTTAGATGTATGGTTTAACTACCCAACTACTAACAATAAGAATATTATGCCATCAAGATTCCCAATATGGGAATTCAATAATGTTGTTCTTTCTCCACATGTAGGAGGATATTCATATCATGCAACTACTGCTGGAATAGATTATACTATAGAAAATATTAAAAATTATTTAAAATTTGGTGTTCCTCTTTCTATTGTTGATTATGACAAAAAATACTAA
- a CDS encoding YdcF family protein: MLWIRKIIQSFFELPGLFVTLVILLNFRIKKSKKLRKMIIITSFIIYLFSIQITSRILVYPLEDAFSPINYNKIDKSIPSIIVVLGGGAIPKTPNSPVIGELSDQSFKRIFAGYELYKKTDFPIVISGGKPPNTNYVPEALIMRDYLVRFGVTPSNIFIEPDAQTTEENGKFVNSLIGSMKIDRIFLVTSAIHLSRSYKIFKNFINKDIEIIPVPSNYLITREKITWLDFKPDISALEANAMAIHEYLGMIYFYIFK, from the coding sequence ATGTTGTGGATTAGAAAAATAATACAATCTTTTTTTGAATTACCAGGATTGTTTGTTACATTAGTCATACTATTGAATTTTCGGATAAAAAAATCAAAAAAATTAAGAAAAATGATTATAATTACATCGTTTATAATATATCTTTTTTCTATTCAAATTACGTCAAGAATTTTAGTATATCCATTAGAAGATGCCTTTTCTCCAATAAATTATAATAAAATAGATAAAAGTATTCCTTCAATAATAGTTGTATTGGGGGGTGGCGCTATACCGAAAACTCCGAATTCACCTGTAATAGGGGAATTATCTGATCAAAGTTTTAAAAGAATATTTGCAGGTTATGAGTTGTATAAAAAAACAGATTTTCCTATAGTAATTTCAGGTGGGAAACCACCAAATACAAATTATGTTCCTGAAGCATTAATAATGAGAGATTATCTGGTTAGGTTTGGAGTTACTCCATCGAATATTTTTATTGAACCTGATGCACAAACAACAGAAGAAAATGGCAAGTTTGTAAATTCATTAATTGGAAGTATGAAAATAGATCGAATATTTTTAGTAACTTCTGCTATTCATCTATCAAGATCATATAAAATTTTTAAAAATTTTATAAATAAAGATATAGAGATAATTCCTGTACCTTCGAATTATTTGATAACAAGAGAAAAAATTACATGGTTGGATTTTAAACCAGATATATCAGCATTGGAAGCTAATGCTATGGCTATTCATGAATATCTGGGAATGATATATTTTTATATTTTTAAGTAA
- the yqeH gene encoding ribosome biogenesis GTPase YqeH, whose translation MKCHGCGVEIQTKNPDDLGFLPEHIFEKFIGREDEALCQRCFKLKHYGELIPIPINKNFYNQLKSIIHEFKTVLWVIDIIDFEGTFDKDILELVKNKELFLIINKVDLLPKSVSFSELKNWVYNRVKNELDIKKDNIRLISAKKNFGINRMVKILKEKRIEKAIVIGTTNVGKSSLLNNITNVKITTSSFPGTTLGIVKRKILDSDIELYDTPGIETKKRFTDFFDIYTQVEMIPKKTISRKTFKPDVGKVIFVSSLFRFKILSLAKDSLKPIFLIFAPEKIAFHQTKEERVNDLLKNHIGDILFPPYEKEYPLNIEYEKEIISIDEGDELAMPGLGWISVRRGPLNIEVVKPKNIELVIRKPLITPKRGNII comes from the coding sequence ATGAAATGTCATGGATGTGGAGTTGAAATACAAACAAAAAATCCTGATGATTTAGGTTTTTTACCAGAACATATTTTTGAAAAATTTATTGGGCGAGAAGACGAGGCTTTATGTCAGAGATGTTTTAAATTAAAACATTATGGTGAATTAATTCCTATTCCTATAAATAAAAATTTTTATAATCAATTGAAAAGTATAATACATGAATTTAAGACTGTTTTATGGGTAATAGATATAATAGATTTTGAGGGGACATTTGATAAAGATATTTTGGAATTAGTAAAAAATAAAGAACTTTTTTTAATTATAAACAAAGTTGATTTATTGCCTAAAAGTGTATCTTTCTCAGAATTAAAGAATTGGGTATACAATAGAGTAAAAAATGAATTAGATATTAAAAAAGATAATATTCGCTTAATAAGTGCGAAAAAGAACTTTGGTATAAATAGAATGGTAAAGATTCTAAAGGAAAAGAGAATAGAAAAAGCTATAGTTATTGGAACTACAAATGTCGGGAAATCTTCTTTATTGAATAATATTACTAATGTAAAAATCACTACTAGTTCATTTCCTGGAACTACCTTAGGAATAGTAAAAAGAAAAATTTTGGATTCTGATATAGAATTATATGATACTCCTGGAATTGAGACTAAAAAAAGATTTACAGATTTTTTCGATATATATACTCAAGTTGAAATGATACCAAAAAAGACAATTAGTAGGAAAACATTTAAACCAGATGTAGGTAAAGTTATATTTGTAAGTTCTTTGTTTAGATTTAAAATACTTTCATTAGCAAAAGATAGTTTAAAACCAATATTTTTAATATTTGCTCCAGAAAAAATAGCTTTTCATCAAACAAAAGAAGAAAGAGTCAATGATTTATTGAAAAATCATATTGGAGATATATTATTTCCGCCATATGAGAAGGAATATCCTTTGAATATTGAATATGAAAAAGAAATCATTTCTATAGATGAAGGTGATGAATTAGCAATGCCGGGGTTGGGATGGATTTCCGTCAGAAGAGGTCCTTTAAATATTGAAGTAGTAAAACCTAAAAATATTGAATTAGTTATTAGAAAACCATTAATTACTCCAAAAAGAGGGAATATTATATAA
- the pduL gene encoding phosphate propanoyltransferase: protein MKLKEPGIIVGVSNRHVHLSKEDLEILFGEGYELHPIKDLKQPGQYAAEEVVTLVGPKGKIERVRVLGPVRKETQIEISQTDAFKLGVQPPVRDSGDLDGTPGIKIVGPKGEVETKKGLILAKRHIHMLPEDAEKYGVKDKDLVYVAVEKGDRKLIFGDVLIRVSPKYALEFHVDTDEANAALIKTGDEVKIVEEF from the coding sequence ATGAAATTAAAAGAACCAGGAATTATTGTAGGTGTTTCAAACAGACATGTTCATTTATCAAAAGAAGATTTAGAAATTTTGTTTGGTGAAGGTTATGAATTACATCCTATAAAAGATTTAAAACAACCAGGACAATATGCCGCAGAAGAAGTTGTAACTTTAGTTGGACCTAAAGGAAAAATCGAAAGGGTTAGAGTTTTAGGTCCAGTTAGAAAAGAAACACAAATAGAAATTTCACAAACTGATGCATTTAAATTAGGAGTCCAACCACCAGTTAGAGATTCTGGAGATCTTGATGGAACACCAGGTATTAAAATTGTTGGACCTAAAGGAGAGGTTGAAACTAAAAAAGGATTAATTTTAGCTAAAAGACATATTCATATGTTACCAGAAGATGCAGAGAAATATGGCGTTAAAGATAAAGATTTGGTTTATGTTGCTGTTGAAAAAGGAGATAGAAAATTAATATTTGGTGATGTATTAATTAGAGTTAGTCCAAAATATGCTTTGGAATTTCATGTTGATACAGATGAAGCAAATGCTGCATTGATAAAAACAGGTGATGAAGTAAAAATAGTAGAAGAATTTTAA
- a CDS encoding class I SAM-dependent methyltransferase produces MKSWEYYDKIANEYDSMYNDPYWQMHNKVSERIIFNNIKINKGKILDIGAGTGYWTKIFLDKNFEVYSLEPSKKMCELMKKRFENYDNIKIINSFAEDIPIEDNTFDIILAMGDILSYSEDQEKFIAETYRVLKNNGIFIGTVDNLNKFIFDAFFSKDFDIIKVMEREKKIKVGVSEHMSFYSKLFTKEEIEKFLLKYFNNVKIYGIMSFPWENVPDISNYWANVLELELNYSEKFYDVAEHLLYMVVK; encoded by the coding sequence ATGAAATCATGGGAATATTATGATAAAATTGCTAATGAATATGATTCTATGTATAATGATCCATATTGGCAAATGCATAATAAGGTTTCTGAAAGAATAATTTTTAATAATATAAAAATAAATAAAGGAAAAATACTCGATATTGGTGCAGGAACCGGTTATTGGACTAAAATCTTTTTAGATAAAAATTTTGAAGTTTATTCATTGGAACCGTCTAAAAAAATGTGTGAATTAATGAAAAAAAGATTTGAAAATTATGATAATATAAAAATTATAAATAGTTTTGCTGAAGATATTCCTATTGAAGACAATACTTTTGATATAATACTTGCAATGGGAGATATACTGAGTTATTCAGAAGATCAAGAAAAGTTTATAGCAGAAACATATAGAGTATTAAAAAATAATGGTATTTTTATTGGAACTGTTGATAATTTAAATAAATTTATTTTCGATGCTTTTTTTTCGAAAGATTTTGATATAATAAAAGTAATGGAAAGAGAGAAAAAAATAAAAGTTGGAGTATCTGAGCATATGTCATTTTATTCTAAATTATTTACAAAAGAAGAAATTGAAAAGTTTTTATTAAAATATTTTAATAACGTGAAAATCTATGGAATAATGTCATTTCCTTGGGAAAACGTTCCTGATATTTCAAATTATTGGGCAAATGTATTAGAATTGGAACTGAATTATTCAGAGAAATTTTATGATGTTGCAGAACATTTATTATATATGGTTGTGAAATAA
- a CDS encoding sigma-70 family RNA polymerase sigma factor translates to MSKYKLRTLRVEGLIKLAQSGDKEAMNLIMVKFEPMIKSIASKYYGAWAEFQDLVQIGFVGLIQGVYSFDETNKTKFSTFAYLNISSEIKSFLTYLNRLKNKVLSDAVSIESMFEDYSEDSDYYFEVPSETDLYQSVVYNYIFERSIEQMKDIEKEIVKMWLDNNSYDEISKEINISKKKVDNTIQKFKKVANRVMKYVNSAIAIGGK, encoded by the coding sequence ATGAGTAAATATAAATTAAGGACATTACGCGTAGAAGGTTTGATTAAGTTAGCTCAATCTGGAGATAAAGAAGCAATGAATTTGATCATGGTTAAATTTGAACCCATGATTAAGTCAATTGCTTCAAAATATTATGGTGCTTGGGCAGAATTTCAAGATTTAGTTCAAATAGGTTTTGTGGGTTTAATACAGGGGGTTTATTCTTTTGATGAGACTAACAAAACAAAATTTTCTACATTTGCTTATTTAAATATTTCTTCTGAAATAAAATCTTTTTTAACTTATCTTAATAGATTAAAAAATAAGGTATTGTCAGACGCAGTAAGTATAGAATCTATGTTTGAGGATTATTCTGAAGATTCTGATTATTATTTTGAGGTTCCATCTGAAACAGATTTATATCAATCTGTTGTATATAATTATATATTTGAAAGATCTATTGAACAAATGAAGGATATCGAAAAAGAAATTGTTAAAATGTGGTTGGATAATAATTCATATGATGAAATTTCCAAAGAAATTAATATTTCAAAGAAAAAAGTAGATAATACCATACAGAAATTCAAAAAAGTTGCAAATAGGGTAATGAAATATGTTAATTCAGCAATAGCGATAGGAGGTAAATGA